In Mytilus trossulus isolate FHL-02 unplaced genomic scaffold, PNRI_Mtr1.1.1.hap1 h1tg000128l__unscaffolded, whole genome shotgun sequence, one DNA window encodes the following:
- the LOC134700269 gene encoding lysosomal proton-coupled steroid conjugate and bile acid symporter SLC46A3-like: MIVKENSLSCYHIKTYFRKEMSGEKEDEAKLEEEPVPKLRIRHLLMPVIIILMTFGNVVVSTAETQFAYYAVQKEYNISSVVSASRQSLCEANTSTPLFKQQQKIQSITANWNAYCHLAQSVPVLLMSLMVGSWSDVIGRRAALYIPTFGLIFKSAFFAIGIQLEWNIYTFVIAFFVDGVCGMWISLLASAYSFTADLTNYGKSRMFGVVFVDMTLGVGIALGVVTSGYIIKFLGFLYGSVLMVGVGVLLCVLISLLPESKRSTNKITSTTQFEYLKSAVSFYFKKSPTRYKYILLAIVFSCQALPNIGRINVQSLYVMNSPFCWSSVLIGLFGGVRSVAQTIVGVSLTWPLYKCMSTDAMVIVGSLSAIGYYILTALSTNDIMLFMTPVVGLFLNFPVIVIRSEMSQITPKDRQGALYGSIAAIDSGCSLIGSVLSNLLYSGTVSVYKGFAWLAFGCCHIVGLLFFGLYMLKNREEKKKEENEDTNHKDFKFARLS; encoded by the exons ATGATAGTTAAAGAAAATTCATTATCTTGctatcatataaaaacatatttcagaAAAGAAATGTCTGGAGAAAAGGAAGATGAAGCAAAACTGGAAGAAGAACCAGTCCCGAAACTAAGAATTCGCCATTTGCTAATGCCAGTTATCATAATACTAATGACCTTTGGGAATGTTGTTGTCAGTACGGCTGAAACACAATTTGCTTATTATGCAGTTCAAAAGGAATACAATATAAGCAGTGTTGTATCAGCGTCGCGGCAGTCATTATGTGAGGCAAATACATCGACACCCTTGTTCAAACAGCAACAGAAAATACAATCCATAACTGCAAATTGGAATGCCTACTGTCATCTAGCGCAAAGTGTTCCGGTTCTTTTGATGTCTTTGATGGTTGGATCATGGAGTGATGTGATTGGACGCAGAGCGGCATTATATATTCCTacttttggtttaattttcaaatctgCGTTTTTTGCAATAGGTATACAACTGGAGTGGAACATATATACCTTTGTGATCGCTTTTTTCGTTGATGGTGTGTGTGGAATGTGGATAAGCCTTTTAGCATCAGCGTACTCTTTTACTGCAGATTTAACAAACTATGGGAAAAGTAGGATGTTTGGTGTAGTTTTTGTTGACATGACTCTTGGCGTTGGTATTGCATTAGGAGTAGTCACATCTGGGTATATTATCAAGTTTTTAGGATTTCTGTACGGATCTGTACTTATGGTTGGAGTAGGAGTTTTACTCTGTGTTCTGATTAGTTTACTACCAGAGAGCAAAAggtcaacaaataaaataacatctaCGACACAATTCGAATATCTAAAAAGTGCAGTTTCATTCTATTTCAAAAAGAGTCCAACGAGATACAAGTACATCCTCCTTGCAATTGTATTTTCATGTCAAGCGCTGCCTAATATTGGCAGGATAAATGTGCAGTCACTTTATGTAATGAATTCTCCCTTCTGTTGGAGTTCTGTACTAATTGGATTGTTTGGAGGAGTTAGAAGTGTCGCTCAAACAATTGTGGGAGTATCATTGACATGGCCTCTTTACAAATGCATGTCAACAGACGCCATGGTTATTGTTGGTTCTCTCTCTGCGATTGGCTATTATATCCTGACAGCACTTTCTACAAACGATATAATGTTATTTATGA CGCCCGTCGTAGGTCTTTTTCTGAACTTTCCAGTTATTGTAATACGATCTGAAATGTCGCAAATAACACCAAAAGATAGACAAG gGGCACTTTATGGAAGTATAGCTGCAATCGATTCTGGGTGCTCTCTTATTGGTTCTGTGCTTTCAAATCTCCTATATAGCGGAACTGTGTCGGTTTATAAAGGATTCGCTTGGCTAGCTTTTGGATGTTGCCATATAGTTGGGTTATTATTCTTCGG ATTGTATATGCTTAAAAACagagaagaaaagaaaaaggaagAAAATGAAGATACAAATCATAAAGATTTTAAGTTTGCAAGACTTTCATAA
- the LOC134700270 gene encoding lysosomal proton-coupled steroid conjugate and bile acid symporter SLC46A3-like, translated as MTEQVKKGKPAAQIEESVQRLTYRHFLMPLIIILMIYGNVVLGTAETQYGYYAVQRQKNITSVVSASRQSLCEANTSSIRFKQQQEVQSETANWSAYCHLAQSIPVLLMSLLVGSWSDKIGRRTALLVPTIGLIFKAGFFALAIKLEWNIYTLIIAYFVDGLSGMWISLLAASYSFAADLTKYGKSRLFGIVLIEIILGIGVTIGALSSGYVIKYLGFLYGSVLVVGVACLLVLLIIFLPESVQTTEKLTSISQLEYLKNAISIYTEKDPLRYKYIILAVVFALNVLPSIGRVNVQSLYVMNSPFCWNAVFIGLFGALRSFAQTIVGVGLSRLLYKWMSKRAMIILGSISAILYYLITAVAINDVMLFISPVVGLFGTYPITIIRAMMSQLTPKDKQGAMFGSLGAIDAVCSLIGSVASNVLYGATVSINAWLIWAVFGGFHVAGLVLFG; from the exons ATGACCGAACAAGTGAAAAAGGGCAAACCTGCAGCACAAATCGAGGAATCAGTGCAACGTTTAACGTATCGCCATTTTCTCATGCCATTGATAATCATATTGATGATTTATGGGAATGTCGTGCTGGGTACTGCTGAGACGCAGTATGGATATTATGCTGTTCAACGACAAAAAAATATCACCAGTGTTGTTTCGGCATCCCGCCAATCATTATGTGAAGCCAATACTTCATCTATCCGTTTCAAACAGCAACAAGAAGTACAATCAGAAACTGCAAACTGGAGTGCATACTGTCATTTGGCACAAAGTATTCCAGTGCTTTTAATGTCTTTATTGGTTGGATCATGGAGTGACAAAATTGGACGCAGAACAGCGTTACTTGTTCCTACGATTGGTCTAATATTTAAAGCTGGTTTCTTTGCATTAGCAATAAAACTAGAGTGGAATATTTACACACTTATCATTGCTTATTTTGTAGACGGATTAAGTGGTATGTGGATAAGTTTATTAGCAGCTTCTTATTCTTTTGCTGCAGATTTAACTAAATATGGGAAAAGTAGACTATTTGGAATCGTCCTTATTGAAATAATACTCGGCATTGGTGTAACCATAGGCGCTTTGAGCTCGGGTTACGTGATTAAGTATTTGGGATTTTTATATGGATCGGTATTAGTTGTTGGTGTGGCCTGCCTACTTGTTCTTCTTATCATATTTCTCCCAGAAAGCGTACAGACTACGGAAAAATTAACAAGTATTTCCCAGctggaatatttgaaaaatgcaATATCAATTTATACTGAAAAGGATCCGTTgagatacaaatatattatattggcAGTTGTTTTTGCCCTTAATGTATTGCCAAGTATTGGAAGAGTTAACGTTCAATCTTTATATGTAATGAACTCTCCGTTTTGTTGGAATGCTGTATTTATTGGACTGTTTGGGGCTTTAAGAAGTTTTGCTCAGACGATTGTTGGCGTAGGTCTTTCCCGTCTTCTGTATAAATGGATGTCGAAGAGAGCTATGATTATTCTTGGATCCATATCTGCAATTCTTTATTACTTGATAACAGCAGTTGCTATCAATGACGTTATGCTATTCATCA gtcCGGTAGTTGGCCTTTTTGGCACTTATCCAATTACAATAATACGGGCAATGATGTCCCAGCTAACCCCAAAAGATAAACAAG GTGCAATGTTTGGAAGTCTGGGTGCAATTGATGCGGTGTGTTCTTTGATTGGATCTGTGGCCTCAAACGTACTGTATGGTGCAACGGTTTCAATAAATGCTTGGCttatatgggctgtttttggcGGCTTCCATGTTGCTGGCTTAGTATTATTTGGGTAA
- the LOC134700271 gene encoding lysosomal proton-coupled steroid conjugate and bile acid symporter SLC46A3-like has protein sequence MTEQVKKGKPAAQIEESVQRLTYRHFLMPIIIILMIYGNVVLGTAETQYGYYAVQRQKNITSVVSDSRQSLCEANSSSIRFKQQQEIQSITANWNAYCHLAQSIPVLLMSLLVGSWGDKIGRRAALIVPTFGLFFKAAFFAIAIKLEWSIYTFIIAFFVDGLCGMWITLIAAAYSFAADLTKYGKSRLFGIIMIELTLGMGVTIGALSSGYVIKYLGFFYGSVLIVGVTCFIAFLIIFLPESVQTTEKLTSISQIEYLKKSISFYTKKDPLRYKYIILAVVFALNVTPAIGRINVQSLYVLNSPFCWNAVLIGLFGALRSFVQMIVGVGLSRLVYKCMSKRAMIILGSISAIAYYLVTAVAVNDVMIFIVTYTLSLHIKIYNLFSAPAVGLFGSYPITIIRAMMSQFTPKDKQGAMFGSLAAIDAVCSLIGSVASNVLYGATVSIYSGLIWLVFGGFHLAGLLLFGLLLYKEAAEKKNVEDNTTEDVKLVYVVKL, from the exons ATGACCGAACAAGTGAAAAAGGGCAAACCTGCAGCGCAAATCGAGGAATCAGTGCAACGTTTAACATATCGCCATTTTCTCATGCCAATCATaataattttgatgatttatgGAAATGTTGTTCTGGGTACTGCTGAGACGCAGTATGGATATTATGCTGTTCAACGACAAAAAAATATCACCAGTGTTGTATCTGATTCCCGCCAATCATTATGTGAAGCGAATTCTTCATCTATCCGTTTCAAACAGCAACAAGAAATACAGTCAATAACTGCAAACTGGAATGCGTATTGCCATTTGGCACAAAGTATTCCAGTGCTTTTAATGTCTTTATTGGTTGGATCATGGGGGGACAAAATTGGACGCAGAGCAGCATTAATTGTTCCTacatttggtttgttttttaagGCAGCTTTTTTCGCAATAGCAATAAAACTTGAGTGGAGTATTTACACATTTattattgctttttttgttGATGGATTATGTGGCATGTGGATAACTTTAATAGCTGCTGCATATTCTTTTGCTGCAGATTTGACTAAATATGGAAAAAGTCGATTATTTGGAATTATCATGATTGAATTAACACTTGGAATGGGTGTAACCATAGGCGCTTTAAGCTCAGGCTATGTGATTAAGTATTTGGGATTTTTTTACGGATCTGTTTTAATTGTTGGTGTTACTTGCTTTATTGCTTTTCTTATAATATTCCTTCCAGAAAGTGTACAGActacagaaaaattaacaagtatTTCTCAGatagaatatctaaaaaaatcaatatcattTTATACTAAGAAAGATCCTTTgagatacaaatatattatcCTGGCAGTTGTTTTTGCCCTTAATGTAACACCAGCTATTGGTAGAATTAACGTTCAATCGTTATACGTGTTAAACTCTCCATTTTGTTGGAATGCTGTGCTTATTGGACTGTTTGGAGCATTAAGAAGTTTTGTCCAGATGATAGTCGGTGTAGGGCTTTCTCGTCTTgtgtataaatgtatgtcaaagAGAGCTATGATTATTCTTGGATCCATATCTGCAATCGCTTATTACCTGGTGACAGCAGTTGCTGTCAACGATGTTATGATATTTATCG TAACTTACACGTTATCTTTACATATaaagatttataatttattttcagcTCCAGCAGTTGGCTTATTTGGCTCATATCCGATTACTATAATACGGGCAATGATGTCCCAGTTCACCCCAAAAGATAAACAAG GTGCAATGTTTGGAAGTTTAGCTGCTATTGATGCTGTATGTTCCTTGATTGGATCTGTAGCATCAAATGTACTTTATGGTGCAACAGTTTCAATATATTCAGGACTTATATGGCTTGTATTTGGTGGCTTCCATTTGGCTGGCTTATTATTATTTGG attgtTATTGTATAAAGAAGCAGCTGAAAAGAAAAACGTTGAAGACAATACAACGGAGGATGTTAAACTCGTATATGTCGTGAAGCTGTAA